Proteins encoded within one genomic window of Rubripirellula tenax:
- a CDS encoding sulfatase family protein — protein sequence MNRVNLAALFCVVPMCIAISAFVTRPDAVVAAEPPLETRPNIVWIIPDDMSANFSCYGETAIVTPNVDRLADEGVKFTRAFVTAPVCSTCRSAFITGMYQTSIGAHHHRSGRGAQKIALPANVKMVPKLFQDAGYHTSISGWPVNGKLGKTDYNFAWNPDVYDDNDWSSRAEGQPFFAQIQTQGGKLRGKDAKGWDKTAASAKAAYGLPTPIESVRLPPYYPDHPDIVRDWAAYLDSVRLTDMMVGEAIERLSAEGVLENTLVIFMTDHGISHARGKQFLYDEGIHVPLVIRGPGIEAGSVREDLVEHIDIAAVSLAAAGIEIPSNMQATNLLASDYKPRKAVFAARDRCDETVDHIRSVRTQDYKYVRNFLPQRPYLQPCAYKDAKAILIALRQWHGQGKLNEVQQLLFQKVRPKEELYDLVIDPYETNNLASDPDESATLKSMRGMLDQWMKTTGDQGRQPEPDSMYDSDMEVYLKSLRRKGTDSNLKEVEQNIALMKQWAADGK from the coding sequence GTGAACCGCGTCAATCTGGCAGCTCTATTTTGCGTGGTGCCCATGTGCATCGCGATTTCCGCCTTCGTGACACGGCCTGATGCCGTCGTTGCCGCCGAACCGCCTTTGGAAACCCGTCCGAACATCGTCTGGATCATTCCCGATGACATGTCGGCCAATTTTTCGTGCTACGGCGAGACGGCGATCGTCACGCCCAACGTCGATCGCTTGGCCGACGAAGGCGTCAAGTTCACCCGCGCTTTCGTGACCGCGCCGGTCTGTTCGACGTGTCGGTCTGCGTTCATCACGGGAATGTATCAAACGTCCATCGGTGCACATCACCATCGCAGCGGGCGCGGGGCACAGAAGATCGCATTGCCAGCCAACGTAAAAATGGTTCCCAAACTGTTCCAAGACGCCGGCTATCACACGTCGATTTCGGGTTGGCCCGTCAACGGAAAGCTGGGCAAGACCGATTACAATTTCGCATGGAACCCCGACGTCTACGACGACAACGATTGGTCGTCGCGAGCAGAGGGTCAACCGTTCTTTGCACAGATTCAAACGCAAGGCGGCAAACTTCGCGGGAAAGATGCCAAGGGTTGGGACAAGACGGCCGCATCGGCGAAGGCCGCCTACGGTTTGCCAACTCCGATCGAATCGGTCCGACTGCCGCCGTACTACCCCGATCACCCCGACATCGTTCGCGATTGGGCCGCGTATCTTGATTCAGTACGATTGACCGACATGATGGTCGGCGAAGCGATCGAGCGTCTTAGCGCCGAAGGCGTGCTGGAAAACACGCTAGTCATCTTCATGACCGATCACGGGATCAGTCACGCGCGAGGAAAACAGTTTCTATATGACGAGGGGATTCACGTTCCTTTGGTGATCCGCGGCCCGGGAATCGAGGCGGGTTCGGTACGAGAAGACTTGGTCGAACACATCGACATCGCGGCAGTCTCGTTGGCGGCGGCCGGCATTGAGATTCCGTCGAACATGCAGGCCACGAATTTGTTGGCGAGCGACTACAAGCCTCGCAAAGCCGTCTTTGCCGCTCGAGATCGGTGCGATGAAACCGTCGATCACATTCGTAGCGTCCGGACGCAAGACTACAAGTACGTCCGCAACTTTCTGCCGCAACGTCCGTACTTACAACCCTGCGCCTACAAAGATGCCAAAGCGATTCTGATTGCGCTACGACAATGGCACGGCCAAGGGAAACTGAACGAAGTGCAACAATTGCTCTTCCAAAAGGTTCGCCCAAAGGAAGAGCTTTACGACTTGGTCATCGACCCGTACGAGACCAACAACCTTGCTTCGGATCCCGATGAATCGGCAACCTTGAAATCGATGCGCGGGATGCTTGACCAATGGATGAAAACGACAGGCGATCAAGGACGCCAACCGGAACCCGACTCGATGTACGACAGCGACATGGAAGTGTACTTGAAGTCGCTGCGCCGCAAAGGAACGGATTCGAACTTGAAAGAAGTCGAACAAAACATCGCGTTGATGAAACAGTGGGCCGCGGACGGAAAATGA
- a CDS encoding outer membrane protein assembly factor BamB family protein — protein sequence MLQRTAMRFVTALMVVLTIGPMSSAGADGWPQGPGPESNFRRRDAKAPTLWSAVRNENIRWRKTLPETGQSSVVTWVDRIFFTTMQPVTRDATLGQNIVGWCCDADTGETVWKRTVTADHPLQLSGCFSDSSSPSPVTDGSTVVFFNASGSIAAFDFDGNPIWQRFVMPVGRTQPTIVDGTVLFIRQTYLPDDHGHFTHDHADAPVDQWTQVQAIDLQTGADAWKSSCGANMGCVPLLLDRSDGRRVLVVGRGGGHSPPEKPEGVSMIDATDGKTLWTLELPGFMSTMTYSQFGDDVLVFHADKHLWVDAVTGKVKREVSIMENVPVRAHVDGQWVDRRESLDTESVSRAIIQQSNLLVGKYHYFRSYTQPWIGRVNCASGDVEYLQLPVQSMPGVDRARDTWLWDPSGMDPALVQQLLASGRKRNKQLPITQWAFAPNDMLNSQGFRVAGDNRSEGNGWGHHASAIPTVVGDALYVSTMAGTVYVIDWNAEALTESAIKAINDLGVPGQSWNRASITASRGRLYAHTIHEILCIDAPMKTISPHP from the coding sequence ATGCTTCAGCGAACAGCGATGCGATTCGTCACCGCGTTGATGGTTGTCCTGACCATCGGCCCGATGTCGTCTGCCGGGGCCGACGGTTGGCCTCAGGGCCCCGGCCCCGAATCGAACTTCCGTCGCCGCGACGCCAAAGCGCCGACCCTATGGAGCGCCGTCCGGAACGAGAACATCCGCTGGCGAAAGACGCTGCCCGAGACCGGACAGAGCAGTGTCGTCACGTGGGTCGACCGCATTTTCTTCACGACGATGCAACCCGTTACCCGGGACGCCACATTGGGTCAAAACATCGTCGGTTGGTGCTGTGACGCGGATACGGGCGAAACAGTTTGGAAACGGACAGTCACCGCCGATCATCCGCTGCAGCTTTCCGGCTGCTTCAGTGACAGCAGTTCGCCGTCGCCTGTCACCGACGGGTCAACCGTTGTGTTTTTCAACGCATCCGGGTCCATCGCGGCATTCGACTTCGACGGCAATCCTATCTGGCAACGGTTCGTCATGCCGGTCGGACGAACACAGCCGACGATCGTCGACGGAACAGTGCTGTTCATTCGCCAGACTTATCTGCCCGACGACCACGGACACTTCACTCACGACCACGCCGATGCGCCCGTTGATCAATGGACTCAGGTGCAAGCGATTGACTTGCAGACCGGCGCCGACGCGTGGAAGTCGTCATGCGGAGCCAACATGGGTTGCGTGCCATTGTTGTTGGATCGGTCCGACGGACGACGCGTCTTGGTGGTCGGTCGCGGCGGCGGACACTCGCCGCCTGAAAAACCCGAAGGGGTCTCGATGATCGACGCCACCGACGGCAAGACATTGTGGACTTTGGAACTGCCGGGCTTCATGAGCACGATGACGTATTCCCAGTTCGGCGACGACGTGTTGGTGTTTCACGCGGACAAGCATTTATGGGTCGACGCGGTGACGGGCAAGGTCAAGCGAGAAGTCTCGATCATGGAAAACGTACCGGTGCGGGCGCACGTCGATGGCCAATGGGTCGATCGACGAGAATCGCTCGATACCGAATCCGTCTCTCGCGCGATCATTCAACAATCCAACCTGCTGGTCGGAAAGTACCACTACTTTCGTTCCTACACCCAGCCATGGATCGGCCGGGTGAACTGTGCTAGCGGCGATGTCGAGTATCTGCAACTGCCGGTTCAATCCATGCCCGGCGTCGACCGCGCGCGTGACACGTGGCTTTGGGATCCGTCTGGCATGGATCCCGCCCTGGTTCAGCAACTTCTCGCCTCGGGGCGCAAGAGGAACAAACAATTGCCCATCACCCAGTGGGCATTCGCGCCCAATGACATGCTCAATTCACAGGGTTTTCGCGTGGCCGGTGACAATCGTTCGGAAGGCAACGGGTGGGGCCATCACGCGTCGGCGATCCCCACGGTCGTCGGCGATGCGTTGTATGTGTCGACGATGGCGGGAACGGTTTACGTGATCGATTGGAATGCCGAAGCACTGACAGAATCGGCGATCAAAGCGATAAACGATTTGGGCGTACCCGGCCAATCATGGAATCGCGCCAGCATCACGGCGTCGCGTGGCCGGCTATACGCCCACACGATCCACGAAATTCTGTGCATCGACGCACCGATGAAAACAATCTCGCCTCATCCGTAA
- the pgi gene encoding glucose-6-phosphate isomerase has translation MASALTSLPQWKSLAKHFDAIRDVHLRKMFADDPSRGETLTVEAAGLYLDYSKNRVTAETMGLLVGLAEAADVQGRIEAMFTGEKINLTEGRAVLHTALRAPKGATVMVDGENVIPDVHAVLDKMAKFCDRVRGGDWKGHTGKRIRNIVNVGIGGSDLGPVMAYEALKHFSDRNLTMRFVSNVDATDFAEATVDLDPAETLFIVASKTFTTIETMTNATTARTWLLAGLGGDEAAIPKHFVALSTNAELVSAFGIDTANMFEFWDWVGGRYSMESAIGLSTMLAIGPKHYREMLDGFHEMDQHFRTAPLTENLPVLMGMLAVWYSNFFGCETTAVLPYEQYLKRFPAYLQQLTMESNGKYVTTDGDRVTYDTGMIYWGEPGTNGQHSFYQLIHQGTRLIPCDFIAFGKSLNPIGDHQDILMANVLAQSEALAFGKTADEVAAEGTEAWLVPHRAFEGNRPSSTIFADVMSPAILGKLVALYEHSVYVQSIIWNIDAFDQWGVELGKVLAKNIIPELDPKSKSDLKHDSSTNQLIRRYRSMR, from the coding sequence ATGGCTTCCGCCCTGACGTCGCTGCCCCAGTGGAAATCGCTCGCCAAGCATTTCGACGCCATCCGAGACGTTCATCTGCGGAAAATGTTTGCCGACGACCCATCGCGAGGCGAAACGTTGACGGTCGAGGCTGCCGGTTTGTACCTGGACTATTCAAAGAACCGAGTCACCGCAGAAACGATGGGCTTGCTAGTCGGACTGGCCGAAGCAGCGGATGTACAAGGTCGCATCGAAGCGATGTTTACGGGCGAGAAGATCAACCTGACGGAGGGCCGCGCCGTATTGCACACAGCACTGCGAGCACCCAAGGGCGCCACGGTGATGGTCGACGGCGAGAATGTGATTCCCGATGTCCACGCGGTGCTTGATAAGATGGCCAAGTTTTGTGATCGCGTCCGCGGCGGCGATTGGAAGGGGCACACGGGCAAGCGGATCCGCAACATCGTCAACGTTGGCATCGGCGGATCGGATCTTGGTCCGGTCATGGCTTACGAGGCGCTGAAGCACTTCAGCGATCGCAACTTGACCATGCGGTTCGTCAGCAACGTGGACGCGACTGACTTTGCCGAAGCCACCGTCGACTTGGATCCGGCCGAGACGCTGTTCATTGTCGCATCGAAGACGTTCACAACGATCGAGACGATGACCAACGCGACCACCGCACGCACGTGGTTGCTGGCCGGATTGGGTGGCGACGAAGCGGCGATTCCTAAGCACTTCGTCGCGTTGTCGACGAACGCCGAATTAGTATCGGCGTTCGGCATCGATACCGCAAATATGTTCGAGTTCTGGGATTGGGTCGGCGGTCGCTATTCGATGGAGTCGGCAATCGGACTGTCAACGATGTTGGCGATCGGACCGAAGCACTACCGCGAAATGCTTGACGGTTTCCATGAAATGGACCAGCACTTTCGCACCGCGCCGTTGACCGAAAACCTGCCCGTGTTGATGGGTATGTTGGCGGTTTGGTATTCGAACTTTTTCGGTTGCGAGACGACGGCAGTGCTGCCCTACGAACAATACCTGAAGCGATTCCCCGCGTACCTGCAACAGTTGACGATGGAGAGCAACGGCAAGTATGTGACGACCGATGGCGACCGAGTCACTTACGACACTGGCATGATTTACTGGGGCGAACCGGGCACCAACGGCCAACACTCGTTCTATCAATTGATCCATCAAGGAACGCGTTTGATTCCTTGCGACTTCATCGCATTCGGAAAGTCGCTCAATCCGATCGGCGACCACCAAGACATTCTGATGGCGAATGTGTTGGCACAAAGCGAAGCCCTGGCGTTCGGAAAAACGGCCGATGAAGTTGCCGCCGAAGGCACCGAGGCGTGGCTGGTGCCGCACCGTGCGTTCGAAGGTAACCGACCGTCCAGCACCATCTTCGCCGATGTGATGTCGCCGGCCATCCTTGGCAAACTGGTCGCGTTGTACGAACACAGCGTCTACGTGCAAAGCATCATTTGGAATATCGACGCATTCGATCAATGGGGCGTCGAGCTGGGCAAAGTACTGGCCAAGAACATCATCCCCGAACTCGACCCGAAATCAAAATCGGACCTGAAGCACGACAGTTCAACGAATCAACTGATCCGTCGCTATCGGTCCATGCGATAG
- a CDS encoding acyltransferase family protein yields the protein MNPPVKHDLSPEAKQTFSVVGLLATVLVVGIHYKSDVPDQPFASLATANQLAQEFVFGGLARVAVPIFAFAAGLFYFRSDDGTFASYKTKLAGRTRTVLIPYFIVASVAMLFWLFVRRAEGKPIDVTAPQFVTTWLLRPPAEQLWFLRDLMILVAIAPAIGWFCRRPVACRIFIGAVATAWVVDWQVFPMLAGWRSLQMETLLFFSLGCIAVSHYDVIERIGRSQTSTIVAAVTLWMSLVVVKILVRANFDMWYCDDHSLPDVLLHQASIVVGVPVLFAIAWRMRSPWLVRLSGGSFFVYLVHEFPLRAVAHRISDRFIDHDYSCWILTPLVLVGCYTAVVLISRFCPSAISMLTGGRIPGLQSKPVGKLSPLSEPN from the coding sequence ATGAATCCGCCGGTAAAACACGATCTATCGCCCGAAGCCAAACAGACATTCTCGGTCGTTGGTTTGTTGGCGACGGTATTGGTGGTCGGGATCCATTACAAGTCCGACGTCCCCGACCAGCCATTTGCTTCGCTGGCGACCGCGAATCAATTGGCGCAAGAGTTCGTTTTTGGCGGATTGGCTCGTGTTGCCGTACCGATTTTTGCTTTCGCCGCGGGGCTGTTCTATTTCCGAAGTGATGATGGAACCTTTGCCAGCTACAAAACCAAGTTGGCCGGGCGAACTCGCACCGTCTTGATTCCGTATTTCATCGTCGCATCCGTTGCGATGCTATTTTGGTTGTTTGTACGCCGGGCCGAAGGCAAGCCGATCGACGTCACCGCGCCCCAGTTCGTGACAACTTGGTTGTTGCGTCCTCCGGCCGAACAGCTTTGGTTCTTGCGTGATTTGATGATCTTGGTTGCGATAGCACCGGCGATCGGTTGGTTTTGTCGTCGCCCCGTCGCTTGTCGGATTTTTATTGGCGCGGTTGCGACCGCTTGGGTCGTGGATTGGCAAGTGTTTCCGATGTTGGCCGGATGGCGGTCGCTGCAGATGGAAACGCTGCTGTTCTTTTCGCTCGGGTGCATCGCCGTATCTCATTACGACGTGATCGAACGTATCGGCCGATCGCAGACGTCGACGATCGTTGCGGCAGTCACCCTTTGGATGTCGCTGGTGGTCGTCAAGATTCTGGTCCGCGCCAATTTTGACATGTGGTACTGCGACGATCACTCGTTGCCCGACGTGCTCTTGCACCAGGCATCCATCGTTGTGGGTGTGCCGGTGCTGTTTGCGATCGCGTGGCGAATGAGATCACCGTGGTTGGTCCGTCTATCGGGCGGATCGTTCTTTGTCTATTTGGTCCACGAGTTTCCGCTGCGAGCGGTTGCTCATCGCATCAGCGACCGCTTCATCGACCACGACTATTCTTGCTGGATTTTGACACCGCTGGTGTTGGTTGGTTGTTACACAGCAGTCGTTTTGATTAGCCGCTTTTGCCCCTCCGCTATTTCCATGTTGACCGGCGGACGTATCCCTGGCCTGCAAAGCAAGCCCGTTGGAAAGCTATCTCCCCTGAGCGAACCGAACTGA
- a CDS encoding O-antigen ligase family protein — translation MEFLVALFTIAALVWLVPVLQSGRLMAVALLVLAVGTVFGPAFFAIDGPIQISLDRVLWGGMFGMAAIGWRMGNVTFPKMTRMDWMVVGIVGWFFVRTLGGGSVPGGSSPTARWLFYIAMPAGMYAIARIIKIDQKDVRWLTLGAIGLGVYLAVTALFEVFGLHALVFPRFIVNAEQWEFFGRGRGPLMNPSGNGMLISIALTAACLHFVYADRQMKVLYAAIAGVLLLGVYATLTRSAWMGGIAAAGLVAMTYSPRWVRVLGLMTIVLLGGASVMGLKEQLVQMKRDKNLSAADAQKSMALRPLLAIVAWEMFKDKPIAGHGFGHYYSHNDPYHNDRSYDLPLEMARPYNQHNVFLSVVVDTGLVGASLFVAWLLSLAGTAWRLAYEPAKKPEARFIGLILLGTMLAYIANGMFQDVLIIPMVHMFLFFIGGVAVTAKQSGILVTVPEPAFATVTRPALA, via the coding sequence ATGGAATTTCTAGTCGCCCTATTTACTATCGCCGCTCTTGTGTGGCTGGTGCCCGTTTTGCAGTCCGGTCGATTGATGGCGGTTGCACTGTTGGTGTTGGCCGTGGGGACGGTGTTCGGTCCTGCGTTTTTTGCAATCGATGGCCCGATTCAAATCAGTCTCGACCGTGTCCTTTGGGGCGGCATGTTTGGGATGGCCGCGATTGGTTGGCGGATGGGTAACGTCACTTTCCCAAAAATGACTCGCATGGATTGGATGGTTGTTGGGATCGTCGGCTGGTTCTTCGTTCGAACATTGGGTGGTGGATCGGTTCCCGGCGGTTCGTCGCCGACGGCCCGATGGTTGTTTTACATCGCAATGCCGGCGGGGATGTATGCGATCGCTCGTATTATCAAGATCGATCAGAAAGACGTACGATGGTTGACGTTGGGTGCGATCGGGCTGGGGGTGTATTTGGCAGTGACGGCCCTGTTCGAAGTCTTTGGCTTGCACGCCTTGGTCTTTCCTCGCTTCATCGTCAACGCTGAACAGTGGGAATTTTTCGGCCGGGGCCGAGGCCCGCTGATGAACCCGTCGGGCAACGGTATGCTGATCAGCATCGCGTTGACGGCCGCGTGTTTGCACTTCGTGTACGCCGACCGTCAGATGAAGGTCCTGTACGCGGCGATCGCAGGCGTCTTGCTTTTGGGTGTCTACGCAACTCTGACTCGCAGTGCATGGATGGGCGGAATCGCGGCAGCCGGTTTGGTCGCCATGACGTATTCGCCACGTTGGGTCCGTGTGCTGGGACTGATGACGATTGTCTTGTTGGGCGGCGCGTCGGTGATGGGACTGAAGGAACAACTGGTACAGATGAAACGCGACAAAAACTTGTCGGCCGCCGATGCTCAAAAGTCGATGGCACTGCGGCCGTTGTTGGCGATCGTGGCCTGGGAAATGTTCAAAGACAAACCGATCGCCGGACACGGATTCGGCCACTACTATTCGCACAACGATCCCTATCACAACGACCGCAGCTACGACTTGCCGCTTGAGATGGCGCGCCCGTACAACCAACACAACGTATTCCTTTCCGTCGTGGTCGACACAGGACTTGTCGGCGCGTCCTTGTTTGTCGCGTGGCTGCTAAGCCTTGCCGGAACCGCGTGGCGACTGGCTTATGAACCGGCCAAAAAACCAGAGGCTCGATTCATTGGGCTGATATTGTTGGGCACGATGCTGGCCTATATCGCCAACGGGATGTTCCAGGACGTGTTGATCATTCCGATGGTCCACATGTTCCTGTTCTTCATCGGCGGAGTCGCAGTGACCGCGAAACAAAGCGGTATCCTGGTCACCGTTCCCGAACCGGCGTTCGCCACAGTTACGCGTCCGGCGCTGGCATAG
- a CDS encoding glycosyltransferase, producing the protein MKVLQVVADGVPGGGTTNVLALTEDLLGRSVDVAFCSQRDSYAIEQATALGAQVCDGLDFFSGRLNRRIVRELSAVVEQVNPDIVHVHGGRAAFAWTRGGNQARFPTSLYTVRGYHFYTKPAPLRFLGKRAERHISRSVYKTVHVCEKDREVGLQLGFVPDPSRSTVIRNGLRLSDIPQYDGLRDPKNVAVLGRVTHQKYPELILELAAMLADDGFVFHMIGGGDMEDEIRAQVARENLTNVRMYGHQSRDDGLKIMSETGTFLLASRYEGLPIAPVEAMAMGLPVVICDVNGCPEVVRDGIDGRVVPMGDRQGFAAALRAVISEPDKTAQMIESGKTRVVEHFTRDRVVQQHLELYEQCLNDRGVAVR; encoded by the coding sequence ATGAAAGTCCTACAGGTCGTCGCCGACGGTGTCCCCGGCGGCGGAACCACCAACGTGTTGGCCCTGACCGAAGACTTGCTCGGTCGATCCGTCGACGTCGCCTTTTGTAGCCAACGTGATTCGTACGCCATCGAGCAAGCAACGGCTCTGGGCGCTCAAGTTTGTGACGGCCTCGACTTTTTTAGCGGACGGCTGAACCGGCGCATCGTTCGCGAACTCAGCGCCGTTGTCGAGCAGGTCAATCCCGACATCGTTCACGTCCACGGCGGAAGGGCCGCGTTCGCCTGGACGCGGGGTGGCAATCAGGCTCGGTTTCCGACGTCGCTGTACACCGTCCGTGGCTACCACTTTTACACCAAACCGGCACCGCTTCGGTTCCTGGGGAAACGCGCCGAGCGGCACATCAGCCGATCGGTCTACAAGACGGTTCACGTTTGCGAGAAAGATCGCGAAGTCGGGCTGCAACTGGGGTTCGTGCCGGATCCGTCACGAAGCACCGTCATTCGTAACGGTCTGCGTTTGTCGGACATTCCCCAATACGACGGGCTGCGCGATCCGAAAAACGTCGCCGTGCTAGGGCGGGTGACGCATCAAAAGTATCCCGAGCTGATTTTGGAACTGGCCGCGATGCTGGCCGACGACGGTTTTGTTTTTCACATGATCGGCGGCGGCGATATGGAGGACGAGATTCGTGCCCAGGTCGCCCGCGAGAATCTGACGAACGTGCGGATGTACGGTCACCAAAGTCGCGACGATGGCCTGAAGATCATGTCCGAAACGGGAACGTTCCTGTTGGCCAGTCGCTATGAGGGGCTGCCCATCGCACCGGTCGAAGCCATGGCCATGGGGTTGCCGGTGGTGATCTGTGACGTCAACGGATGCCCCGAAGTGGTCCGCGACGGCATCGACGGGCGAGTCGTTCCGATGGGCGATCGTCAAGGTTTCGCAGCCGCACTGCGAGCGGTGATTTCGGAACCGGATAAGACTGCTCAAATGATCGAAAGCGGGAAAACCCGAGTGGTCGAGCACTTCACCCGCGACCGCGTGGTACAGCAGCATTTGGAACTCTACGAACAATGCCTGAACGATCGCGGCGTGGCGGTTCGCTAA
- a CDS encoding lipopolysaccharide biosynthesis protein, with amino-acid sequence MNQTVRQRVIGFATRRTRGSREHAQASAVLAVGYVAQLVFQMGYFLVLTRMLGVERFGQFATALAAINLVSPFAGIGYAEVALVRISSNRDETGLWATNSVAATVFLGIPLSIALALACYLFNSPHWIDWYLMLGLALGELTLVRGCNVLARVHQARREITRTSMINVAIAAVKAVVAFGLLIAGQHSLLLLIIFLNMSLLPLLVYLFHSMTRFAPYHGMSWSALNANMGLAFSFTSGVFSKAVYTDLDKLFLARWTAPEIVGMYAAGYKMLSLAFLPIRSILEATFPRQVERAAISGRSCATFSLGLLAANVGLASIMSVAIYVMAPWAPLILGRDFTDSVAILRIGCILPMLQASHYSMGNYLTAIGRQTVRSTTQMTIVAAYVVIAFLLIPTYSWHGAIWTSLACEGLLVVLFAIACMTFKKK; translated from the coding sequence ATGAACCAGACCGTCCGCCAACGCGTGATCGGATTTGCGACTCGCCGTACTCGAGGATCGCGTGAACACGCCCAGGCGTCTGCCGTGCTCGCCGTGGGCTACGTCGCTCAGTTGGTTTTCCAGATGGGCTACTTTCTGGTCCTGACGCGGATGTTGGGGGTCGAGCGTTTCGGTCAGTTTGCGACGGCGCTAGCCGCCATCAATCTGGTATCGCCGTTCGCAGGAATCGGATACGCGGAAGTCGCGCTGGTGCGAATCAGCAGCAACCGCGACGAAACCGGTTTGTGGGCAACCAACTCGGTCGCGGCGACCGTTTTCTTGGGGATTCCGCTCTCGATCGCGTTGGCCCTGGCCTGCTATCTGTTCAACTCGCCGCATTGGATCGATTGGTACTTGATGCTGGGGTTGGCTTTGGGGGAATTAACCCTTGTCCGCGGCTGCAACGTGCTGGCGAGAGTCCATCAAGCCAGACGCGAAATCACTCGGACTTCGATGATTAACGTCGCCATCGCAGCGGTCAAAGCCGTTGTTGCGTTTGGCTTGCTCATCGCCGGTCAGCATTCGCTGCTGCTGCTGATCATTTTCCTAAACATGAGCCTGCTGCCGCTGCTGGTTTATTTGTTCCATTCAATGACCCGATTTGCGCCCTATCACGGCATGAGTTGGTCAGCGCTAAACGCCAACATGGGCCTAGCGTTCTCGTTCACATCGGGCGTGTTTAGCAAAGCGGTCTACACGGACTTGGACAAGCTGTTCTTGGCACGCTGGACCGCACCCGAGATCGTCGGCATGTACGCGGCCGGTTACAAGATGTTGTCGCTCGCATTCTTACCCATCCGATCGATCCTCGAAGCAACCTTTCCGCGTCAAGTCGAACGTGCGGCGATCAGCGGCCGATCATGCGCCACATTTTCCTTGGGGCTGCTGGCAGCCAACGTTGGGCTGGCCAGCATCATGTCGGTCGCAATTTATGTGATGGCACCGTGGGCGCCGCTGATTTTGGGCAGGGACTTTACCGACTCGGTTGCCATCCTGCGAATCGGCTGCATTCTACCGATGCTACAAGCATCGCATTACAGCATGGGAAACTATTTGACGGCGATCGGGCGCCAAACCGTTCGCTCAACAACCCAAATGACAATCGTGGCCGCGTACGTCGTGATCGCGTTTTTGTTGATTCCCACCTATTCATGGCACGGCGCGATCTGGACCAGCTTGGCGTGTGAAGGCCTATTAGTCGTCTTGTTCGCGATCGCGTGTATGACGTTCAAAAAAAAATGA
- a CDS encoding glycosyltransferase encodes MHRSNDAEASETTRRIRVLHLVGTLNRAGIETWLMHMLRAIDRTRFTVDFVLESDRAGDYDEEVRQLGSKIYYTGDRAAVGYGGRLTRILREHGPYDVVHSHYNHFNGYVMRLASRQRIACRIAHIHTDSSIRDSKSGIGRKLYVRMMRRLLFRHATLGIAASIPAALSLFGENWKEQGLCQVMHCSVDLEPFSLNHDRSETRKELGIPRDAWVIGQVGRFVDVKNHRLTIETFVEVVKQIPEAFLLLLGDGPLRGDIEARAEELGIAERVRFAGNRVDVPRLLSAAMDVFIMPSKYEGLPLAIIEAQAAGLPCVLSDAIARESVAIPELVTWLSVSEPWDSSLIRLRHHDRQRQRCLDLIRQSDFSVENGVQSLQNIYATGKHA; translated from the coding sequence ATGCATCGATCGAACGACGCCGAGGCGTCAGAGACAACACGACGAATTCGCGTGCTTCACCTCGTGGGTACGCTCAACCGCGCCGGGATTGAAACGTGGCTGATGCACATGCTTCGGGCGATCGATCGAACGCGGTTCACCGTCGATTTTGTTTTGGAAAGCGATCGGGCCGGCGACTACGACGAAGAAGTCAGACAGTTGGGATCCAAAATTTACTATACCGGCGACCGAGCGGCGGTGGGCTATGGTGGTCGGTTGACGCGAATCCTTCGTGAACACGGTCCCTATGATGTCGTCCACAGTCACTACAACCATTTCAATGGGTATGTGATGCGGTTGGCGAGCCGCCAACGAATAGCGTGCCGAATCGCGCATATACATACCGATTCTTCCATTCGCGACTCAAAAAGCGGTATCGGTCGAAAGCTGTATGTGCGGATGATGCGGCGATTGCTTTTTCGGCACGCGACGCTGGGGATTGCTGCGAGTATTCCAGCAGCATTGTCGCTTTTTGGTGAGAACTGGAAGGAGCAAGGTTTGTGCCAGGTGATGCACTGTAGTGTCGATCTCGAACCTTTTTCGTTAAATCACGATCGGTCCGAAACACGCAAGGAATTGGGGATCCCAAGGGACGCGTGGGTTATTGGGCAAGTGGGGCGGTTTGTCGACGTGAAGAATCATCGATTGACGATCGAAACGTTCGTCGAAGTGGTGAAGCAGATTCCCGAAGCGTTTCTGTTGCTGCTCGGTGACGGCCCGCTTCGCGGTGACATCGAGGCGCGAGCGGAGGAGCTTGGAATCGCCGAGCGTGTCCGATTCGCGGGAAATCGTGTCGACGTACCAAGGTTGCTTTCGGCAGCGATGGATGTCTTCATCATGCCGTCAAAGTACGAGGGGTTGCCTCTTGCAATCATTGAGGCGCAGGCGGCGGGGTTGCCTTGTGTCTTGTCGGATGCGATCGCGCGAGAATCCGTTGCCATACCCGAACTTGTGACCTGGCTTTCGGTTAGCGAACCTTGGGATTCGTCGCTGATTCGGCTTCGTCACCACGATCGCCAACGACAGCGATGCCTAGACCTGATTCGACAATCCGATTTCTCGGTCGAAAACGGCGTTCAGAGTCTGCAAAACATTTATGCCACTGGAAAACACGCATAG